The stretch of DNA CGCGGTAGACCGCAGGGGTCGAGAGACCGTCGTCGCTGAGCGCGAGGACCCAGTGGAACTCGCCCTTGGCCAACGCCGGGCTGAGCTCGTCGCCGCGCCCCGTCCCCACGGCGGTGCCCCCGGCGAACGCGAACGGCACGTCGGCGCCGAGGCGGGCCGCCAGGCGCAGCAGCTCGTCCCGCCCGAGCGCGGTGCCCCACAGGGTGTCGCAGGCGAGCAGCGTGGCCGCGGCGTCCGCTGATCCCCCGCCCATCCCCCCGGCGACGGGGACCTGCTTCTCGACGGTGAGCCGTACGCCGCCGCGGTACCCGGCGGCCTCGGCCACGAGTCGGGCGGCGCGGATGGCCAGGTTCGAGTCGTCGGTCGGGACCGAACTCGTGTCGATCGGCCCCGTGAACCGGACCGAGAAGTCGTCGGCGGGTTCCGCGGTGACGTCCTCGTACAGCGACACCGCCTGGTAGGCCGTCGCCACGTCGTGGTAGCCGTCGTCCTGCAGCGCACCGACGGACAGGAACACGTTGATCTTGCCTGGGGCGCGCACCCGCACGCGGGTCGGTGCGGCCAGCGAGGTCATGCCCCCAACCTATCCCGCTGCGGCCGCCGCGAACCCCCGCGTCAGGTCGGCCAGGATGTCGTCCACGTGCTCGAGACCGATCGACAGGCGGATGAGACCCTCGCCGACGCCGGCGGCAGCGCGCTGCTCCGGGGTCATCTGCACGTGGGTCGTCGACGCCGGGTGGACGACGAGCGACCGCACGTCACCGAGGTTCGACACGTGGTCGAAGAGCTCGAGCGCGGCGACGAACCGTCGACCCGCTTCGACCCCACCGGCCAGGTCGAACGCGAGGACGGCCGACGGACCCTTCGGCACGTAGCGCTGCTGTAGGTGGTGCCAGGGCGACGTCGGCAGGCCCGCGTAGTGCACGTGCTCGACCTGCGCGTGCGCGTCGAGCCACGATGCCACCGCAGCCGCGTTCGCCACGTGCCGGTCCATCCGCAGCGACAGGGTCTGGATGCCCTGCAACACGAGGAAGGCGTTGAACGGCGCGATCGCCGGGCCGAGGTCGGCGGACAGCTTCGACCGGGTGCGCTGGATGAACGCGCGGCGGCCGAACTTCTCGGCGAAGGCCGTGCCGGCGAACCCGGACTGCTCGACCGTCGTGAGCTGCGGGTACTTCTCCGCCTGCGCCGACCAGTCGAAGTTCCCGCTGTCGACGATGATCCCGGCGATCGCACTGCCGTGGCCGGCGAGGTACTTCGTCGCCGAGTGCACGACGATGTCGGCGCCGTGCTCGATCGGCCGCACCAGGTACGGCGTCGCGATGGTGTTGTCGACGATGAGCGGCACACCGGCCTCGTGTGCGACGCCGGCCACCCCGGCGAAGTCGAGCACGTCACCGCGCGGGTTCGGGATGCTCTCGCCGTAGAACGCCCGCGTCTCCGGGCGCACGGCGGCGCGCCACTCGTCGAGGTCGGTCGGGTCCTGCACGAACGTGAACGAGATCCCGAGGTCGCTCAGGGTCGAGTGGAAGAGCGTGTAGGTCGCCCCGTAGAGCGACGCCGACGAGACGACGTGGGCACCGGCGCGTGCGACGCCGAGCACCGCCAGC from Curtobacterium sp. SGAir0471 encodes:
- a CDS encoding O-acetylhomoserine aminocarboxypropyltransferase/cysteine synthase family protein; translated protein: MAVEDDWAFETRQIRAGFKADPGFGANVPPIAQSAAYVYPSGEDAAARFMLDAPGHTYTRVNNPSAAALERRVADLEGGVGALALASGQAATTLAVLGVARAGAHVVSSASLYGATYTLFHSTLSDLGISFTFVQDPTDLDEWRAAVRPETRAFYGESIPNPRGDVLDFAGVAGVAHEAGVPLIVDNTIATPYLVRPIEHGADIVVHSATKYLAGHGSAIAGIIVDSGNFDWSAQAEKYPQLTTVEQSGFAGTAFAEKFGRRAFIQRTRSKLSADLGPAIAPFNAFLVLQGIQTLSLRMDRHVANAAAVASWLDAHAQVEHVHYAGLPTSPWHHLQQRYVPKGPSAVLAFDLAGGVEAGRRFVAALELFDHVSNLGDVRSLVVHPASTTHVQMTPEQRAAAGVGEGLIRLSIGLEHVDDILADLTRGFAAAAAG
- a CDS encoding 4-(cytidine 5'-diphospho)-2-C-methyl-D-erythritol kinase — its product is MTSLAAPTRVRVRAPGKINVFLSVGALQDDGYHDVATAYQAVSLYEDVTAEPADDFSVRFTGPIDTSSVPTDDSNLAIRAARLVAEAAGYRGGVRLTVEKQVPVAGGMGGGSADAAATLLACDTLWGTALGRDELLRLAARLGADVPFAFAGGTAVGTGRGDELSPALAKGEFHWVLALSDDGLSTPAVYRALDEHRERYRADIRPAPTTPVVEANVLQALRAGDADLLADCLHNDLQAPAMRLQPGLATTIEVGEKAGALAGIVSGSGPTVAFLVADRDAALEVQVEISAAGLVAVRATGPVHGARVVH